The following coding sequences lie in one Peribacillus frigoritolerans genomic window:
- the nirB gene encoding nitrite reductase large subunit NirB: MFKQKLVLIGNGMAGLRCVESIIRNDPAAFEITIFGSEPHVNYNRILLSTVLQGNTSFEDITINDRNWYTKNNIQLFTGETVVKIDNETRKIKTDKEREVYYDKLIIATGSVPFILPVTGVDKEGVIAFRTIEDCQKMIETSHKHKKAVVIGGGLLGLEAARGLLNLGMEVHVVHIADHLMERQLDSKASLLLQKELENQGMNFLLKKKTQEIIGNERVECVRFKDGTELEADLVVMAVGVRPNIQLAKESGIDTNRAIIVNDYLETSIPNIYAVGECAEHQGIVYGLVKPLYEQGEVLAKHICEMKCNGYQGSVLATQLKISGVELFSVGDFLGDETSKSITTIDELDGVYKKVVFQGRKIIGAVLYGDTNISSRLLEMILKRKEVSSEEKRALFQSPSTGEGIIASMANHEIICNCNAVSKGAIIEAVQKKGLTTVEQVKQCTKASGSCGGCKPAVTELLTYIQSNLSTHDEKQTAFCSCTTLTEDEVVYKMQLQDLTSVQEAMDILGWENTGGCSTCRPALSYYLGMIHPEYEIRQQTLFINEKKNATVQSDNRYSVIPQMYGGMTNAKDLRKIANVADKYDISQVAVTSEQRIHLMGVKKEDLPGVWADLDMPLSSKYGNAVQNVKTCIGEHVCSCDKQQSFLLAVDLEKRLEHVSTPYRIKMGISACMHNGAGSTTKDIGVMGVDRGWEIYVGGSSGRNVRAGELLCVAGTNDEAIEIIIGFIQYYRETANYLERTWQWMERVGLIHVREVLFDNELSQQLSQRLEMA, encoded by the coding sequence ATGTTTAAACAAAAACTGGTCCTTATCGGGAACGGAATGGCGGGATTACGCTGTGTTGAGTCAATTATCAGGAATGATCCGGCTGCTTTCGAGATTACTATTTTCGGCAGTGAACCACACGTCAACTATAACCGAATCTTATTGTCGACTGTGCTCCAAGGCAACACTTCTTTTGAAGATATTACGATAAATGATCGAAACTGGTATACGAAGAATAATATCCAATTGTTCACAGGGGAAACGGTTGTAAAAATTGATAATGAGACCCGGAAGATAAAAACGGACAAAGAACGGGAAGTTTACTACGATAAGCTGATAATTGCCACAGGTTCTGTCCCATTTATTCTTCCTGTTACCGGTGTTGATAAAGAGGGCGTCATTGCATTTCGGACGATTGAAGATTGCCAAAAGATGATTGAAACTTCACACAAACATAAAAAGGCAGTCGTCATCGGAGGCGGTTTATTAGGTTTAGAAGCAGCGAGAGGGCTGTTAAACCTTGGGATGGAAGTGCATGTCGTTCATATTGCTGACCATTTAATGGAAAGGCAGCTGGATTCAAAGGCATCACTTTTGCTGCAAAAAGAGTTGGAAAACCAAGGAATGAACTTTCTTTTAAAAAAGAAAACTCAGGAGATAATCGGCAACGAACGTGTAGAGTGCGTCCGTTTTAAAGATGGAACGGAGCTGGAAGCAGATTTGGTCGTTATGGCTGTGGGAGTCAGACCGAATATTCAGTTGGCCAAAGAAAGCGGAATTGATACAAATCGTGCCATTATTGTAAACGACTATTTAGAAACCAGCATCCCAAATATTTATGCGGTTGGTGAATGCGCTGAACATCAAGGTATTGTTTATGGACTGGTGAAACCTCTATATGAACAAGGTGAAGTGCTGGCAAAGCATATTTGTGAGATGAAATGCAACGGATACCAAGGTTCGGTCCTGGCGACCCAGTTGAAAATATCAGGAGTTGAGTTATTCTCTGTTGGAGATTTCCTTGGTGATGAAACATCGAAATCAATCACAACTATTGATGAATTAGATGGTGTTTATAAAAAGGTGGTTTTTCAAGGAAGAAAAATCATAGGTGCTGTTCTTTATGGAGATACAAACATCAGTTCACGATTACTCGAAATGATTTTAAAGCGGAAAGAAGTATCGTCAGAGGAAAAGCGTGCACTGTTCCAATCACCAAGTACGGGTGAGGGAATAATCGCTTCGATGGCAAACCATGAAATCATTTGCAATTGTAATGCTGTTTCAAAAGGGGCAATCATTGAAGCGGTTCAAAAAAAGGGATTAACAACTGTGGAACAAGTTAAACAATGCACAAAGGCTTCCGGTTCTTGCGGTGGATGTAAGCCGGCAGTTACCGAGCTTTTGACCTATATTCAAAGTAATCTTTCTACTCATGATGAGAAACAAACTGCGTTTTGCTCGTGTACGACATTAACGGAAGATGAAGTCGTGTATAAAATGCAGCTCCAGGATTTAACATCCGTCCAAGAAGCGATGGATATTCTTGGATGGGAAAATACAGGAGGTTGTTCAACATGCCGGCCGGCCCTTAGCTATTATTTAGGGATGATTCATCCAGAATACGAGATCAGACAGCAAACCCTCTTCATTAATGAAAAAAAGAATGCAACAGTTCAAAGTGATAATCGATACTCTGTTATCCCGCAAATGTACGGCGGGATGACGAATGCGAAGGACTTGCGAAAAATTGCAAATGTTGCAGATAAATATGATATATCTCAGGTAGCGGTAACAAGTGAACAAAGGATTCATTTAATGGGTGTGAAAAAAGAAGACCTTCCAGGTGTGTGGGCTGATTTAGACATGCCGTTAAGTTCGAAATATGGTAACGCCGTTCAAAACGTCAAAACATGTATCGGTGAGCATGTTTGTTCTTGTGATAAACAGCAATCCTTTTTACTTGCTGTAGATTTGGAAAAAAGATTGGAGCATGTATCAACACCTTATCGTATTAAGATGGGCATATCTGCTTGTATGCATAACGGTGCAGGATCAACAACGAAAGATATAGGTGTTATGGGCGTTGACAGGGGCTGGGAAATATATGTGGGCGGAAGCAGCGGGCGTAATGTTCGTGCCGGTGAACTGTTATGTGTAGCCGGGACAAATGATGAAGCGATTGAAATCATCATCGGTTTTATTCAATATTATCGTGAAACAGCCAATTACTTAGAACGGACTTGGCAATGGATGGAACGAGTGGGTTTAATTCATGTTAGAGAAGTTTTGTTTGATAATGAACTTAGTCAGCAACTGTCTCAACGATTGGAAATGGCGTAG
- a CDS encoding nitrate/nitrite transporter — MKISELKKSGHAPSLLASFLYFDISFMIWVLLGALGVYITKDFGLSPAEKGMIVAIPILGGSFFRIVLGLLTDRIGPRKTAIGGMLVTMIPLFWGWLFGESLAELYLIGILLGVAGASFAAALPMASRWYPPHLQGLAMGIAGAGNSGTLFATLFGPRIAESLGWHNVMGLALIPLTIVFVIYILIAKDAPSQPPAKPLNEYFNVFKITDTWYFCILYSVTFGGFVGFTSFLSIFFVDEYGLTRIRAGEFVTLCVIAGSFFRPVGGFIADKIGGVKLLMFLFIGLTLCMFGISFLYSLTVVTILLFIGMLFLGMGNGAVFQLVPQRFSKEIGFITGIVGAAGGVGGFLVPNILGTLKQITGTYSTGFLVFSAVGIVALLILGLAQLSWRKTWVLGKNSVKI; from the coding sequence TCTATATTACCAAGGATTTCGGACTTTCCCCAGCTGAAAAAGGCATGATAGTAGCTATTCCGATTTTAGGAGGCTCGTTTTTTCGAATCGTCCTTGGTTTATTGACTGATCGCATCGGACCGCGGAAAACAGCGATCGGCGGGATGCTTGTTACGATGATACCGCTTTTTTGGGGTTGGTTATTCGGCGAAAGTTTAGCCGAGCTTTATTTAATTGGGATTTTGCTCGGAGTGGCAGGTGCAAGTTTTGCTGCAGCACTTCCTATGGCTAGCCGCTGGTACCCCCCGCATTTGCAGGGTCTAGCGATGGGCATTGCGGGAGCCGGTAACAGCGGAACTCTTTTTGCGACATTGTTTGGACCGCGTATTGCAGAGTCTCTTGGCTGGCATAATGTTATGGGATTAGCTTTGATTCCTTTAACCATTGTATTTGTCATTTATATTTTAATCGCAAAAGACGCACCATCTCAACCGCCTGCAAAACCACTCAATGAATATTTCAATGTATTTAAAATAACGGATACGTGGTATTTCTGTATTCTTTACAGTGTGACTTTTGGAGGGTTTGTCGGGTTTACTAGCTTTTTAAGTATCTTTTTTGTTGATGAGTATGGGTTAACACGAATAAGGGCTGGCGAATTTGTTACATTATGTGTCATCGCCGGAAGCTTCTTTCGTCCTGTCGGAGGATTTATTGCCGATAAAATAGGTGGAGTTAAGCTGCTTATGTTTTTGTTTATTGGACTCACATTATGCATGTTTGGGATTAGTTTTCTTTATTCCCTTACTGTCGTTACGATCCTGCTGTTCATCGGAATGCTATTTCTCGGTATGGGCAACGGGGCTGTCTTTCAGTTAGTTCCACAGCGATTTTCTAAAGAAATTGGTTTTATCACAGGAATTGTAGGAGCTGCCGGAGGTGTTGGCGGATTCTTGGTTCCAAACATACTAGGAACGTTAAAACAGATTACTGGCACATATTCTACAGGATTTTTAGTATTTTCCGCAGTTGGAATCGTGGCGTTGCTTATCCTGGGTCTAGCTCAGCTTTCATGGAGAAAAACGTGGGTACTCGGAAAGAATTCAGTTAAGATTTAG
- the nasC gene encoding assimilatory nitrate reductase catalytic subunit NasC: MTELLLKYFRTKQQEVQSEKRYETQCPFCSMQCKMQLLEQTIVTRKKYMTIGKDNPTSEGRLCIKGMNAHQHALHKDRIKYPLLKKNGEFIRISWEEALSHIKENFTKIQAEDGVNALSVYGSASISNEEAYLLGKFARVALKTKYIDYNGRLCMSAAASAASQTFGMDRGLTNSLSEIPFTKCIILAGTNIAECQPTIMPYFEKAKQNGAYIIAVDPRETATTKMADLHLKVKPGMDAALANGLLKVIIEEDFTDEAFIRERANGYNEVKEYVASLKLEEIAEMTGVPSDQIQKAAAMFGKEESGMIFTARGVEQQTDGSAAVRNFLNILIVTGKIGKVNSGYGAITGQGNGQGAREHGQKADQLPGYRMIENEEHRLHIARIWGIEEADLPRKGVSAYEMIEKINEGEITGMFLMCSNPIVSNPNANFVKKALKKLKFLVAVDMFVSETARLADLILPTSSYLEDEGTMTNLEGRVTLREASFSSPGEVKHDWQIICDIAKALGKEEHFPFQSANEIFEELRVASRGGTADYYGITYDRLRKEGGILWPCPTIDHKGTKRLFETSFAHPDGKAAMVVVNNVPLVPKEQPCNDFPLYLTTGRIMSHYLTGVQTRKSSSLAARNFESYMEIHPETAKKYHIPDNTLVKIESRRGSIVIRSKWSATIRHDTIFVPFHWADSQNVNLLVSQDLDPTCKMPGFKVSAVKVHPIFELTSH; this comes from the coding sequence TTGACCGAATTATTATTAAAGTATTTCCGCACGAAGCAACAAGAGGTCCAATCAGAAAAACGATATGAAACACAATGTCCATTTTGCAGTATGCAATGTAAGATGCAGCTGCTGGAACAAACAATCGTGACAAGAAAAAAGTATATGACGATCGGAAAAGATAATCCAACCTCAGAGGGGCGCTTATGCATTAAAGGAATGAATGCACACCAACATGCTTTGCATAAAGATCGAATTAAATACCCATTACTTAAAAAAAATGGGGAATTTATTCGAATATCATGGGAGGAAGCATTAAGCCACATTAAGGAGAATTTCACTAAAATTCAAGCGGAAGATGGTGTAAATGCATTATCTGTTTATGGGAGTGCATCCATTTCAAATGAAGAAGCATATTTGCTTGGGAAATTTGCAAGAGTAGCTTTAAAAACAAAGTATATAGATTATAATGGCCGTTTGTGCATGTCCGCAGCTGCTTCGGCAGCCAGCCAAACATTTGGTATGGACAGGGGCCTTACCAACAGCTTATCAGAGATTCCGTTCACAAAGTGCATTATCTTGGCGGGCACAAATATTGCGGAATGCCAGCCGACAATCATGCCTTACTTTGAGAAAGCGAAACAAAATGGGGCATATATCATTGCTGTAGATCCACGGGAAACAGCAACAACGAAAATGGCCGACTTACATCTAAAAGTAAAACCAGGGATGGATGCCGCCTTGGCAAACGGATTATTGAAAGTGATCATTGAAGAGGATTTTACTGATGAAGCATTTATCCGGGAACGTGCAAATGGCTACAACGAAGTTAAAGAGTATGTTGCATCTTTAAAGTTGGAGGAAATTGCAGAAATGACAGGGGTGCCTAGCGACCAAATTCAAAAAGCGGCTGCAATGTTCGGGAAAGAAGAATCAGGAATGATTTTTACAGCAAGGGGAGTTGAGCAGCAAACAGATGGTTCAGCGGCCGTCCGTAATTTTCTTAATATTCTTATTGTTACAGGGAAAATCGGAAAAGTGAATTCGGGCTATGGAGCTATCACTGGGCAGGGGAATGGACAGGGAGCAAGAGAGCATGGCCAAAAGGCAGACCAGTTGCCGGGGTATCGCATGATTGAAAATGAGGAACATAGATTACATATTGCAAGAATATGGGGTATTGAAGAGGCTGATTTGCCGCGTAAAGGTGTATCGGCATACGAAATGATAGAGAAGATAAATGAAGGTGAAATTACCGGCATGTTTTTAATGTGTTCCAATCCAATTGTTTCGAATCCCAATGCTAACTTTGTCAAAAAGGCTTTGAAAAAATTAAAGTTTCTAGTCGCAGTAGATATGTTCGTTTCTGAAACTGCTAGATTGGCTGATTTGATTTTACCTACTTCGTCTTATTTAGAGGATGAGGGAACGATGACGAATTTAGAAGGACGGGTAACGCTGCGGGAAGCCAGTTTTTCATCCCCTGGGGAAGTGAAGCATGATTGGCAAATCATTTGTGATATAGCAAAAGCTCTTGGAAAAGAAGAGCATTTTCCCTTTCAATCTGCGAATGAGATTTTCGAAGAATTAAGAGTGGCAAGCCGCGGGGGGACCGCTGATTATTATGGTATAACGTATGATCGATTAAGAAAAGAAGGAGGCATATTGTGGCCATGCCCAACCATTGACCATAAAGGGACAAAAAGGTTATTTGAAACGTCTTTTGCCCACCCGGATGGAAAGGCGGCCATGGTTGTGGTTAATAATGTGCCTCTTGTTCCAAAAGAACAGCCATGTAATGATTTTCCACTTTATTTAACAACAGGACGAATTATGTCACATTATTTAACAGGAGTACAAACGAGAAAAAGCTCATCATTAGCCGCAAGAAATTTTGAATCATATATGGAAATTCATCCGGAAACAGCCAAGAAATATCATATTCCAGACAATACTTTGGTGAAAATCGAATCAAGGCGGGGAAGTATTGTTATAAGGAGCAAATGGTCAGCAACCATTCGCCATGATACTATATTCGTTCCTTTTCATTGGGCAGACTCCCAAAATGTCAATCTCCTCGTTTCACAGGATTTAGACCCGACATGCAAAATGCCTGGATTTAAAGTCAGTGCTGTAAAAGTACATCCTATATTCGAGTTAACGTCTCATTAA